A stretch of Blattabacterium cuenoti DNA encodes these proteins:
- a CDS encoding type 1 periplasmic-binding domain-containing protein yields MRKILFIFFSFFVLSKGMNNDNIKNHLFIKNYEKKSINIIFMLPLFLNSISKEGEIYNRNNELGNRAFSFYIGAKAASDFFLLKRKEKVYIQVFDTKNEKIRIKNFIHSYNFSNIHAIIGPFFRSSLEEVAQKNKKIPIISPFTSSDSLNSYTNVIQAETKDTCLVEPILEKIRIIYKKDKINILYLLGKDPSKRIVNFIKKKLWDLDFKIFHLKKNFCHSNFIVKNIPFFVVFLGGDSFLGKKFVEFIQKNKKIIPFGIGFHDIYYKKISFLKKYKFVFTTKYHFNRNDNKKINMFHFLKKKLGNHLNKYQLIGFDLTLDILNKLVENNNLFEIIDKKTFLGLVSKYQYHKYNEGGYVNKGLWIICL; encoded by the coding sequence ATGAGAAAAATTTTATTCATTTTTTTTTCTTTTTTTGTTTTATCTAAAGGGATGAACAATGATAATATAAAAAATCATCTTTTTATAAAAAATTATGAAAAAAAATCTATTAATATAATTTTTATGTTACCTTTATTTTTGAATTCTATTTCAAAAGAAGGAGAAATTTATAACAGAAACAATGAATTGGGGAATCGTGCTTTTTCTTTTTATATCGGGGCTAAAGCTGCTTCGGATTTTTTTCTTTTAAAAAGAAAAGAAAAAGTTTATATTCAAGTATTTGATACTAAAAATGAAAAGATCAGAATAAAAAATTTTATACATTCATACAATTTTTCTAATATTCATGCTATTATAGGTCCTTTTTTTCGTTCTTCTTTGGAAGAAGTTGCTCAAAAAAATAAAAAAATACCTATTATTTCTCCATTTACATCTTCTGATTCTTTAAATTCATATACTAATGTAATACAAGCTGAAACAAAAGATACTTGTCTTGTAGAACCTATTTTAGAAAAAATAAGAATTATTTATAAAAAAGATAAAATAAATATTTTATATCTACTTGGAAAAGATCCATCTAAAAGAATTGTAAATTTTATAAAAAAAAAATTATGGGATCTTGATTTTAAAATTTTTCATTTGAAAAAAAATTTTTGTCATTCAAATTTTATCGTAAAAAATATTCCTTTTTTTGTTGTTTTCTTGGGAGGAGATTCTTTTTTAGGAAAAAAATTTGTTGAATTTATTCAAAAAAATAAAAAAATAATTCCTTTTGGGATAGGATTTCATGATATTTATTATAAAAAAATATCATTTTTAAAAAAATATAAATTTGTATTCACTACAAAATATCATTTTAATAGAAATGATAATAAAAAAATAAATATGTTTCATTTCTTAAAAAAAAAATTAGGAAATCATTTAAACAAATATCAATTGATTGGATTTGATTTAACTCTTGATATTCTAAATAAACTTGTTGAAAATAATAACCTATTTGAAATAATAGATAAAAAAACTTTTTTAGGATTAGTAAGCAAGTATCAATACCATAAATATAATGAAGGAGGATACG
- the alaS gene encoding alanine--tRNA ligase has translation MKSKLIRKTFLSFFKEKKHRIISSFPIYSKNDPTLLFVNAGMNPFKDYFLGYVKPKYSRIVNIQKCLRVTGKHNDLENVGYDNYHHTMFEMLGNWSFGDYSRKEIIEWTWELLVKVYKIPKKNIYVSIFIGDKKDSLSMDKESFKYWKNLMDENHILFFGKKENFWEMGATGPCGPCTEIHIDLRNEKDKKILSGKYLINKNHPNVIEIWNLVFIEFFRKFDGTLEILPIKHVDTGMGLERLTMVLQEKFSSYETDLFYSIIQDIKSYFGNINEKDIHQNISIKIIADHLRALVFSISDGQLPSNNGAGYVIRKILRRAVIYANRFFSQTIPFIYQLVDSLIIVMKDIFPDLEKNKQYIQNIIQEEEISFFRVIEKGSQKIKHIITKTKKKNENIIDGKIIFQLYDTYGFPIELSKMLVEKNNLLIDNKLFQKKLSEQKERSRKKMDSIVKTDWIKVHDHQFYENNFVGYNVMECNDVLILKYRKVENKLDKTHYYELVFSKTPFYPEGGGQLGDTGHIRNNFDDIFIFNTKKENSVIIHSVRKLPSSVFHSFKAIINENRRKEIEKNHTSTHLLYFALKQILGNHIQQKGSYIGDDYLRFDFSHYKKITTEELHNIDNLVQELIFSDIYLEEKRYSSLEEARKVSSFFHSETFEDNKQVVRVITFDKSSELCIGTHVKHTGLIHVFKIISESSISYGIRRIKAITSKKAILYLKSIENQYLSIKKAMNNPESPIKSFFLLQNSNKKLKQEISKIYSYKIKTFKKKYFLKSIQLTSSIKYICDIDSSQEIELDINIIKKIVLDLRNEISDLFLITGFKKSGKAVIFISISNSVINNKNIHANEIIRPMASYICGKYWGKSFFSTAIGSNIDGLNLVLKDIINIKNRLMKNNLIDF, from the coding sequence ATGAAATCTAAATTGATAAGAAAGACTTTTCTAAGTTTTTTTAAAGAAAAAAAACATAGAATAATTTCTTCTTTTCCTATTTATTCCAAAAATGATCCTACATTATTATTTGTTAATGCTGGAATGAATCCTTTTAAAGATTATTTTTTAGGATATGTAAAACCAAAATATTCAAGAATAGTAAATATACAAAAATGTCTTAGAGTTACTGGAAAACATAATGATTTAGAAAATGTTGGATATGATAATTATCATCATACTATGTTTGAAATGTTGGGTAATTGGTCTTTTGGAGATTATTCTAGAAAAGAAATAATAGAATGGACTTGGGAATTATTGGTAAAAGTATATAAAATTCCAAAAAAAAATATTTATGTATCTATTTTTATTGGAGATAAAAAAGATTCCTTATCCATGGATAAGGAATCTTTCAAATATTGGAAAAATTTAATGGATGAAAATCATATACTTTTTTTTGGAAAAAAAGAAAATTTTTGGGAGATGGGGGCTACAGGTCCTTGTGGGCCTTGTACTGAAATACATATAGATTTACGTAATGAGAAAGATAAAAAAATATTATCTGGGAAATATCTTATTAACAAGAATCATCCTAATGTTATAGAGATTTGGAATCTCGTTTTTATAGAATTTTTTCGAAAATTCGATGGAACATTAGAAATCCTTCCTATAAAACATGTAGATACAGGAATGGGATTAGAGAGATTAACTATGGTATTGCAAGAAAAATTTTCTAGTTATGAAACTGACCTTTTTTATTCTATTATTCAAGATATAAAATCATATTTTGGAAATATTAATGAAAAAGATATTCATCAAAATATATCTATTAAAATTATAGCAGACCATTTAAGAGCCCTTGTTTTTTCTATTTCTGATGGACAATTACCATCCAATAATGGAGCTGGTTATGTAATAAGAAAAATATTAAGAAGAGCCGTGATTTATGCTAATCGTTTTTTTTCTCAGACAATCCCTTTTATTTATCAACTTGTAGATTCTTTAATTATAGTAATGAAAGATATTTTTCCAGATTTAGAAAAAAATAAACAATATATACAAAATATTATTCAGGAAGAAGAAATTTCTTTTTTTAGAGTTATTGAAAAAGGAAGTCAAAAAATAAAACATATTATTACAAAAACTAAAAAGAAAAATGAAAATATTATTGATGGAAAAATAATTTTTCAACTATATGATACTTATGGATTTCCTATAGAATTATCTAAAATGTTAGTTGAAAAAAATAATTTATTAATTGATAATAAATTATTTCAAAAAAAATTATCAGAACAAAAAGAAAGATCTAGAAAAAAAATGGATTCAATTGTAAAAACAGATTGGATAAAAGTTCATGATCATCAATTTTATGAAAATAATTTCGTAGGATATAATGTAATGGAATGTAATGATGTTTTGATATTGAAATATAGAAAAGTAGAAAATAAATTAGATAAAACTCATTATTATGAATTAGTTTTTTCTAAAACACCTTTTTATCCTGAAGGTGGAGGGCAGTTAGGAGATACAGGTCATATTAGGAATAATTTTGATGATATTTTTATTTTTAATACTAAAAAAGAAAATTCCGTAATTATACATTCTGTTAGAAAATTACCTTCGTCTGTTTTTCATTCTTTTAAAGCTATAATAAATGAAAATAGAAGAAAAGAAATTGAAAAAAATCATACTTCTACTCATTTATTGTATTTTGCATTAAAACAAATTCTAGGAAATCATATCCAACAGAAAGGTTCTTATATAGGAGATGATTATCTCAGATTTGATTTTTCTCATTATAAAAAAATAACTACGGAAGAATTACATAATATTGATAACTTAGTTCAAGAATTAATTTTTTCCGATATTTATTTGGAAGAAAAAAGATATTCTTCTTTGGAAGAAGCTAGAAAAGTATCTTCTTTTTTTCATAGTGAAACGTTTGAAGATAATAAGCAAGTAGTACGAGTAATTACTTTTGATAAATCTTCTGAATTGTGTATTGGAACACATGTTAAACATACTGGATTAATTCATGTTTTTAAAATTATATCGGAGTCTTCCATTTCTTATGGAATACGGAGAATTAAAGCTATTACTTCAAAAAAAGCTATTTTATATTTAAAATCTATTGAAAATCAATATTTATCTATAAAAAAAGCGATGAATAATCCAGAATCTCCGATAAAAAGTTTTTTTTTATTACAAAATTCTAATAAAAAATTAAAACAAGAAATATCCAAAATTTATTCATATAAGATAAAAACATTTAAAAAAAAGTATTTTTTGAAATCTATTCAACTTACATCTTCTATTAAATATATATGTGATATCGATTCATCACAAGAAATAGAATTGGATATAAATATTATAAAAAAAATAGTTCTTGATTTAAGGAATGAAATCTCTGATTTATTCCTTATTACAGGATTTAAAAAAAGTGGAAAAGCAGTTATTTTTATATCTATTTCAAATTCGGTTATCAACAATAAAAATATTCATGCTAATGAAATCATACGTCCTATGGCTTCTTATATATGTGGGAAATATTGGGGAAAATCATTTTTTTCTACAGCAATAGGATCTAATATTGATGGTTTAAATTTAGTTTTAAAAGATATAATAAACATAAAAAATCGTTTAATGAAAAATAATTTGATAGATTTTTAA
- a CDS encoding 2-oxoglutarate dehydrogenase E1 component, with the protein MSDRYSFLNSFKDIEFLYNKYKNDPNSIDSSWSDFFLGFDFGENQKKYENLEFHEKNFENIHTEFLVYNLICAYRKRGHFFTKTNPIRERKKYFPSLDLINFGLSEKQLDTYFESGKLIGIGKNSLRNIIHHLKNIYCGSIGIEYIYIENPRKIQWIEKWFQKNKLQQFSSDKKKFFLKKLNEAIAFEKFVHTKFVGQKRFSIEGNESTLPALEEMIEYSSNKYLTEDIIIGMSHRGRLNLLSNFFKKDYSQIFSEFQGKEYKEKTFSGDVKYHLGFSKIRRTSLGRYIRMNLVPNPSHLESVNAIVEGITRAKIDTIYNQNSNSEKIIPILIHGDAALSGQGIVYEVIQLSKLKGYQTGGTIHIVINNQIGFTTNYTEGRSSIYCTDIAKVVLAPVLHVNADDVESVIRSIHFSVDFRMRYHEDIFIDLLGYRKYGHNEGDEPRFTQPSLYKVISQHTNSYNLYKNKLEEEGIINKKDIVCMEKEYENILHGGYDEAKNIKWNVLNSFLEEEWKNFPITCSNKEIFQEVDTKFPIDKIINISNIIFTLPKEKKFFRKTESLFQQRLKMISKKLVDWSMAELLAYGTLLYEGICIRLSGEDVARGTFSQRHIIVKTEEKEEEITLLNHIGKGKIQIYNSPLSEYGVLGFDYGYSMYSPYVLTLWEAQFGDFGNGAQIIIDQYVSSSENKWKISNGIVLLLPHGYEGQGPEHSSARIERYLQLCANNNLFVVNCTTPANFYHLLRRQMKLKYRKPLIVFTPKSLLRNTKCVSTIKDLSQGCFQEILDDISTINSDEVTRLIFCSGKIYYELLHKKKTIKNENTALIRIEQIYPLKIEKVKYLLDKYKNKREIFWVQEEPENMGLWSFILRKLGNIISFRLIAPSESSSPSTGSYLNFLKIQNEILEKSFF; encoded by the coding sequence ATGAGTGATAGGTATTCTTTTCTAAATTCTTTTAAAGATATAGAATTTCTATACAATAAGTATAAGAATGATCCTAATTCAATAGACTCCAGTTGGAGCGATTTTTTTCTTGGATTTGATTTTGGAGAAAATCAAAAAAAATATGAAAATTTAGAATTTCATGAAAAAAATTTCGAAAATATACATACAGAATTTTTAGTATATAATCTAATTTGTGCTTATAGAAAAAGAGGACATTTTTTCACAAAAACAAATCCTATACGAGAAAGAAAAAAATATTTTCCATCCTTAGATTTAATAAATTTTGGATTATCTGAAAAACAATTAGATACTTATTTTGAATCTGGAAAATTAATTGGAATTGGAAAAAATTCGTTAAGAAATATAATTCACCATTTAAAAAATATTTATTGTGGATCTATAGGGATTGAATACATATATATCGAAAATCCTAGAAAAATTCAATGGATAGAAAAATGGTTTCAAAAGAATAAATTACAACAATTTTCTTCGGATAAAAAGAAATTTTTTTTGAAAAAATTAAATGAAGCTATAGCTTTTGAAAAATTCGTTCATACTAAATTCGTAGGTCAAAAAAGATTTTCTATAGAAGGAAATGAATCAACTTTACCTGCTTTAGAAGAAATGATAGAATACTCTTCCAATAAATATTTAACAGAAGATATTATAATTGGAATGTCGCATAGAGGTCGTTTAAATCTTCTTTCTAACTTTTTTAAAAAAGATTATTCTCAAATATTTAGTGAATTTCAAGGAAAAGAATATAAAGAAAAAACTTTTTCTGGAGATGTAAAATATCATTTAGGATTTTCTAAAATAAGAAGAACGAGTCTAGGTAGATATATCAGAATGAATTTAGTACCTAACCCCTCCCATTTAGAATCCGTAAATGCTATTGTAGAAGGAATTACACGTGCAAAAATAGATACCATTTATAATCAGAATAGTAATTCTGAAAAAATAATTCCTATTTTAATTCATGGAGATGCTGCCTTATCCGGTCAAGGAATCGTATATGAAGTAATTCAACTATCTAAGTTAAAAGGATATCAAACTGGAGGAACTATTCATATTGTAATTAATAATCAAATAGGATTCACTACAAATTACACAGAAGGACGTTCTAGTATATATTGTACAGATATAGCGAAAGTAGTACTTGCTCCAGTTTTACATGTTAATGCAGATGATGTAGAATCTGTTATTCGATCCATTCATTTTTCTGTAGATTTTAGAATGCGTTATCATGAAGATATTTTTATAGATTTACTTGGATATAGAAAATATGGACATAATGAAGGAGATGAACCTAGATTTACTCAACCTTCCTTATACAAAGTTATTTCTCAACATACAAATTCTTATAATTTATATAAAAATAAATTAGAAGAAGAAGGAATTATCAATAAAAAAGATATAGTATGTATGGAAAAAGAATATGAAAATATTCTTCATGGAGGATATGATGAAGCGAAAAATATTAAATGGAATGTATTAAACTCTTTTTTGGAAGAAGAATGGAAAAATTTTCCTATAACATGTAGCAATAAAGAAATTTTTCAAGAAGTAGATACAAAATTTCCAATCGATAAAATTATAAACATATCTAATATAATTTTTACTCTTCCAAAAGAAAAAAAATTCTTTCGAAAAACGGAATCTCTTTTTCAACAAAGACTAAAAATGATTTCTAAAAAATTAGTAGATTGGAGTATGGCGGAATTATTAGCTTATGGAACTCTTTTATATGAAGGAATTTGTATTCGTTTATCAGGAGAAGATGTAGCTAGAGGAACTTTTTCTCAAAGACATATTATTGTAAAAACAGAAGAAAAAGAAGAAGAAATAACTCTTCTAAATCATATAGGAAAAGGAAAAATTCAAATATACAATTCTCCTTTATCGGAATATGGGGTTTTAGGTTTCGATTATGGATATTCTATGTATTCTCCTTATGTTTTAACTTTATGGGAGGCTCAATTTGGAGATTTTGGAAATGGGGCACAAATTATAATAGATCAATACGTTTCTTCAAGTGAAAATAAATGGAAAATTAGTAATGGAATTGTATTATTATTGCCTCATGGATATGAAGGACAAGGCCCTGAACATTCTTCAGCACGTATAGAACGTTATTTACAACTTTGTGCAAATAATAATTTATTTGTAGTTAATTGTACTACTCCAGCTAATTTTTATCATCTTTTAAGAAGACAGATGAAATTGAAGTACCGTAAACCTCTTATAGTTTTTACTCCTAAAAGTTTACTTAGAAATACAAAATGTGTATCTACAATCAAAGATCTTTCTCAAGGATGTTTTCAAGAAATATTGGATGATATTTCCACTATAAATAGTGATGAAGTTACTAGATTAATTTTTTGTTCAGGAAAGATATATTATGAATTACTTCACAAAAAAAAAACTATTAAAAACGAAAATACAGCATTAATACGTATAGAACAAATTTATCCATTAAAAATAGAAAAAGTTAAATATTTATTGGATAAGTATAAAAATAAAAGGGAAATTTTTTGGGTACAAGAAGAACCAGAAAATATGGGGTTATGGAGTTTTATTTTAAGAAAATTAGGAAATATTATATCATTCAGATTAATTGCTCCATCTGAAAGTTCAAGCCCATCTACAGGATCTTATCTAAATTTTTTAAAAATTCAAAATGAAATATTAGAAAAATCTTTTTTTTAA
- the odhB gene encoding 2-oxoglutarate dehydrogenase complex dihydrolipoyllysine-residue succinyltransferase — MIIEVKVPSPGESITEVEVSTWIVKNGDYVFKGQIIAEIDSDKATLEISAEENGVITLMKKKGEKIRVGDILCIIDTSKKENKVTEVKEKEDKNDNNEEKENYKNIKIPSPASKKILKEKNISIESIQGTGKHGRITKSDCIKNISMRNPNSTIYRPKTITVLSSIRRRISERLVSIKNKTASLTTFNEVNMQEIFLIRNKYKETFKKKHGVHLGFMSFFILSCVRALQQYPDVNAMISGEEKINFEYYDISIAISGPKGLMVPIIRNVEHLSFRGIEQEINKLSTRVHNGSISIDEMTGGTFTITNGGVFGSMLSTPIINPPQSAILGMHKIMERPIVIDNSIKICPMMYLALSYDHRIIDGRESVGFLVSVKESIENPIKFLMEGSEKNISKILEL; from the coding sequence ATGATAATAGAGGTAAAAGTCCCTTCTCCAGGAGAATCAATTACAGAAGTAGAGGTATCTACATGGATTGTTAAAAATGGAGATTACGTTTTTAAAGGTCAAATAATAGCGGAAATAGATTCAGATAAAGCTACTTTGGAAATTTCTGCAGAAGAAAATGGAGTCATAACCTTAATGAAAAAAAAAGGAGAAAAAATACGAGTTGGAGATATATTATGTATTATAGACACTTCTAAAAAAGAAAATAAAGTTACTGAAGTAAAAGAAAAAGAGGATAAAAATGATAATAATGAAGAAAAAGAAAATTATAAAAATATTAAAATTCCTTCTCCAGCTTCAAAAAAAATTTTAAAAGAAAAGAATATTTCTATTGAATCCATTCAAGGAACAGGAAAACATGGAAGAATTACCAAATCCGATTGTATTAAAAATATATCTATGAGGAACCCCAATTCTACTATATATAGACCCAAAACAATAACAGTTCTTTCTTCTATAAGAAGAAGGATTTCTGAAAGATTAGTTTCTATAAAAAATAAAACAGCAAGTCTTACTACATTTAATGAAGTTAATATGCAAGAAATTTTTCTTATCAGAAACAAATACAAAGAAACATTTAAAAAAAAACATGGAGTACATTTAGGTTTTATGTCTTTTTTTATACTTTCTTGTGTTAGAGCTTTACAACAATATCCAGATGTAAATGCTATGATTAGTGGAGAAGAAAAAATTAATTTTGAATATTATGATATTAGTATTGCTATATCTGGCCCTAAAGGGTTAATGGTCCCTATTATTAGAAATGTAGAACATTTATCATTTCGTGGAATTGAACAAGAAATAAACAAATTATCTACACGTGTTCATAATGGAAGTATATCTATAGATGAAATGACAGGAGGAACTTTTACTATTACTAATGGAGGAGTTTTTGGCTCTATGTTATCTACTCCAATTATAAATCCACCACAAAGTGCTATTTTAGGAATGCATAAGATAATGGAAAGACCTATAGTGATTGATAATTCGATTAAAATATGTCCTATGATGTATTTAGCTTTATCTTATGATCATAGAATTATTGACGGAAGAGAATCCGTTGGATTTTTAGTATCTGTAAAAGAATCTATAGAAAATCCGATAAAATTTTTGATGGAGGGATCTGAAAAAAATATTTCTAAAATATTAGAATTATAA